In Blastocatellia bacterium, the DNA window ATCTCAATGGCAAGCGCCGCGATGATCAGGCCAAAGATCACTCGCAAGAGCCGGGTTTGAGTGCGAATCAGGATGCGAGCGCCGAGGAGCGCGCCCACGAGTACCCCCAGCATGACCGGCATCGCTAGGCCGGGATCAATGTACCCTCGGCTCAGATAGACTCCGGCGCTGGCTGCCGCCGTGACGCCGATCATAAAGTTGCTGGTAGTGGTGGAGACTTTGAACGGAATGTGCATGGCCTGATCCATCGCCAGAACCTTGACGGCCCCTGATCCGATACCCAGCAATCCTGACAGCGCGCCCGCAACGAACATCAGGCTGAATCCTGCCGGAACGGCGTGGACATGGTAAGGACGTGGGCCGTCGGGTGTTGGATAACTGGCGTCCATCTTCAGAAGCGTGGCCAGCGGATCAGGTTGATCATCGCTCTGGCGCTCGCGCGGGGACCGATTCGACAGGTAAGCTGAGTAGAGCAGCACAACGCCGAAGATGACGGCAATTGCTGCCGTGGAAACTCGCGTCGCCACAGAAGCGCCGACAAGTGCGCCAAAGGCAGTGGCCATCTCCAAAAACATTCCGATTCGGATGTTGGAGTAGCCTTCCTTGACGTAAGCTGCTGCCGCGCCTGACGAGGTGGCGATCACCGAGATGAGCGATGCCCCGATGGCATATCGAATATCTACTCCAAACGCCAGCGCCAGGAGCGGCACGAGCACCACGCCACCGCCCAGCCCAGTTAAGGATCCCAAAAACCCGGCCCCGAGCGAACCGAGCCCAACTAGCACCGTGAATTCCAGAGTGTTCATACCATCTGTCTATCTCTTACTCGATTCC includes these proteins:
- a CDS encoding sulfite exporter TauE/SafE family protein, with product MNTLEFTVLVGLGSLGAGFLGSLTGLGGGVVLVPLLALAFGVDIRYAIGASLISVIATSSGAAAAYVKEGYSNIRIGMFLEMATAFGALVGASVATRVSTAAIAVIFGVVLLYSAYLSNRSPRERQSDDQPDPLATLLKMDASYPTPDGPRPYHVHAVPAGFSLMFVAGALSGLLGIGSGAVKVLAMDQAMHIPFKVSTTTSNFMIGVTAAASAGVYLSRGYIDPGLAMPVMLGVLVGALLGARILIRTQTRLLRVIFGLIIAALAIEMIYNGLTGRL